The window GCACGCGGCCGGCGGGCCGGTCCCGATCGCCCTGTCGGTCCGCTGCCCCCACTGCGGATCGACCGACACCGAACTGCTCAGCCGGTTCTCCTCCACCGCATGCAAGGCGCTGCGCCGCTGCACCGCCTGCCGCGAACCGTTCGACCACTTCAAGGAGCTCTAGATGGCCGCCCCCCGCCACGGCGCGTTCCACCCGCTGACGGTGGCGGCAGTCGACCGGCTCACCGACGACTCGGTGGCACTGACCCTGCGGGTTCCCGGGGAACTGCGCGAGGAGTACCGGCACGCCCCCGGCCAGCACCTGACCCTGCGCCGCACCGCCCCCGAGGGCGGCTCGGAGATCCGCCGCACGTATTCGATCTGCTCCCCCGCCCCGGTGCCGGACGGCCCGGGACCGGCGGAGCTGCGGGTCGGGGTGCGGCTGGTGGAGGGCGGCGAGTTCTCCACGTTCGCGCACAAGGAGATCGTCGCCGGGGACGTGCTGGACGTCATGGTCCCGGCCGGTCGCTTCGTCCTTGAGCCCGCCGCGGCACCGGCCTCGGGGCACTACGCGGCGATCGTCGGCGGCAGCGGCATCACGCCCGTGCTGTCGATCGCCGCGAGCCTGCTGGCCACCCGGCCCGATGCCCGCTTCTGCCTCGTGCGCAGCGACCGTACGGCGGCCTCGACGATGTTCCTGGAGGAGGTCGCCGACCTCAAGGACCGCTACCCGGCCCGGTTCCAGCTGGTGACGGTCCTCTCCCGGGAGGAGCAGGAGTCCGGGCTGCCCTCCGGACGGCTGGACGAGGAGCGACTGGCGGCCCTGCTGCCCGCGCTGCTGCCGGTGACGGAGGTGACGAGCTGGTTCCTGTGCGGCCCCTACGGCCTGGTGCAGGGCGCGGAGCGGGCCCTGGGCGCGCTCGGCGTCGCCCGGACGCGGGTGCACGAGGAGATCTTCCACGTCGAGGACACCACGGCGCCGGTCCGCACGGGCGCCGCGGCGGCCCCGGCGCACGGGCGGGTCACCGCACGGCTGGACGGGCGCTCCGGCACCTGGCCGGTCCAGGACGGGGAATCGCTGCTGGACGCGGTGCTCCGCAACCGTGCGGACGCCCCGTACGCCTGCAAGGGCGGGGTCTGCGGCACCTGCCGGGCGTTCGTGGTGTCGGGCGAGGTCCGGATGGACCGGAACTTCGCGCTGGAGGCCGAGGAGACGGAGGCCGGGTTCGTGCTGGCCTGCCAGTCGCACCCGGTGACGGAGGAAGTGGAGATCGACTTCGACCGCTAGGGAGTACCCCTGTCCAATTTCCAGAACGTGTTCTATCTTGACGCACCGTCAGACCTGAACGCGCGCGGGAGGACAGGCAGTGGACTTCACCTTCACCGAGGAGCAGCAGGCGGCCGTCGAGGCGGCCGGGGCCGTGTTCGCCGACGTCGCCCCCGACGGCGTTCCCAGCCCCGCGCTGACCCCGGGGGCCGTCGCCGACGACTTCGACCGCCCCCTGTGGGCCAAGCTCGCCGGGTCCGACCTGCTGGGCCTGGTCCTCGCCGAGGAACACGGCGGCGCCGGCCTGGACGCCATCGCCCTGTGCCTGGTCCTGCGCGAGGCCGGCCGGGTACTGGCGCGGGTCCCGCTGCTGGAGCACTGCGCCGCCGCGATGGCCGTCCAGGCCCACGGCAGCCCCGAACTGGCCGCCGCCCTGCTGCCCGCCGCGGGGCGCGGCACGCTCGTGCTCACCGCCGCCGCGCACGGCCGCTCCGGCCACGACCCGGCCGAACTCGCCGTCACCGCACGCCTCGACGGCGGGGTGTGGATCCTGGAGGGCACGCAGACCGCCGTCCCCTGGGCGCAGAACGCCGACTGGATCGCCGTACCGGCCCACACCGGCGAGGGCGAGGCCGTCCTCGCGTTCGTCCCGCGCACCGCCGAAGGCCTCGCGCTCGCCGAGCAGGTGTCCACCAGCGGGGAGCGGCTCGCCGAACTCGCCCTGGACGGCGTCCGGGTGGAGCGGACCCACCTCATCGACAACCCGGAGGCCTGGGAGCGGCTGCGCCTCCTCCTCGCCACCGGGACCTGCGCGCTGGCGCTCGGGCTCGGCGAGGCCGTCCTCGGCATGACCAGCCAGTACACCGGAAAGCGCGAGCAGTTCGGCTTCCCGGTGGCCACCTTCCAGGCCGTCGCCGTCCAGGCCGCCGACCGCTACATCGACCTGCGCGCGATGGAGGTCACCCTGTGGCAGGCCGCCTGGCGGCTGGACGCCGCGACCGGCGGCGCCGGCGGTCCGCTGCCGAGCCCGGGGGACGTCGCGGTCGCCAAGATCTGGGCCTCGGAGGGCGTACGGCGGGTCGTGCAGACCGCCCAGCACCTGCACGGAGGCTTCGGCGCCGACACCGACTACCCGCTGCACCGCTATCACGCCTGGGCCAAGCAGCTGGAACTCCAGCTCGGCCCGGCCGCCGCGCACGAGGAGGCCCTGGGCGACCTGCTGGCCGCCCACCCCCTCGCCTGAGCGGGACTACAGCACGAAGGCCGGGTTCCCGTTGTCCGTCACCATCGGGCGCCCGGCACCGTCCCAGGCCTGCATCCCGCCGTCGACGTTCACGGCGTCGATCTCCTGGCGCACCAGGTACTGGGTGACCTGCGCGGAACGCCCGCCGACCCGGCACATCACGAAGACCCGGCGGCCGTCGTCGACGGCCTCCGTCAGCTCACCGAAGCGGGCCACGAAGTCGCTCATCGGGATGTGCAGAGCGCCCTCGACGTGGCCGGCCGCCCATTCGTCGTCCTCACGGACGTCAAGGACAAAGCCTTCGGAGGGCAC of the Streptomyces sp. NBC_01294 genome contains:
- a CDS encoding 2Fe-2S iron-sulfur cluster-binding protein, whose product is MAAPRHGAFHPLTVAAVDRLTDDSVALTLRVPGELREEYRHAPGQHLTLRRTAPEGGSEIRRTYSICSPAPVPDGPGPAELRVGVRLVEGGEFSTFAHKEIVAGDVLDVMVPAGRFVLEPAAAPASGHYAAIVGGSGITPVLSIAASLLATRPDARFCLVRSDRTAASTMFLEEVADLKDRYPARFQLVTVLSREEQESGLPSGRLDEERLAALLPALLPVTEVTSWFLCGPYGLVQGAERALGALGVARTRVHEEIFHVEDTTAPVRTGAAAAPAHGRVTARLDGRSGTWPVQDGESLLDAVLRNRADAPYACKGGVCGTCRAFVVSGEVRMDRNFALEAEETEAGFVLACQSHPVTEEVEIDFDR
- a CDS encoding acyl-CoA dehydrogenase family protein, coding for MDFTFTEEQQAAVEAAGAVFADVAPDGVPSPALTPGAVADDFDRPLWAKLAGSDLLGLVLAEEHGGAGLDAIALCLVLREAGRVLARVPLLEHCAAAMAVQAHGSPELAAALLPAAGRGTLVLTAAAHGRSGHDPAELAVTARLDGGVWILEGTQTAVPWAQNADWIAVPAHTGEGEAVLAFVPRTAEGLALAEQVSTSGERLAELALDGVRVERTHLIDNPEAWERLRLLLATGTCALALGLGEAVLGMTSQYTGKREQFGFPVATFQAVAVQAADRYIDLRAMEVTLWQAAWRLDAATGGAGGPLPSPGDVAVAKIWASEGVRRVVQTAQHLHGGFGADTDYPLHRYHAWAKQLELQLGPAAAHEEALGDLLAAHPLA
- a CDS encoding rhodanese-like domain-containing protein; the protein is MNFGPLPSVDAAAVPSEGFVLDVREDDEWAAGHVEGALHIPMSDFVARFGELTEAVDDGRRVFVMCRVGGRSAQVTQYLVRQEIDAVNVDGGMQAWDGAGRPMVTDNGNPAFVL